Genomic DNA from Peribacillus sp. FSL H8-0477:
TTCATTCAACGAATTTTTTTCCAATACAAAAAACCTCTCTTTCATTTAATTATACTAACTAAATGAAAGAAAGATTTTTATATGCTAAAGATAGTTTTATTCTTAGAATTGATTCTTAGCTCCAATTGAACCAAAACCCCACTGTACCCCTCATCACCGTTCTACATTAAAGTACCGAGCCTGTGGATGGGCAAATACCATGGCGGACACAGATGCTTCTGGATCCATCATACAACCTTCAGTTAACTGAATGCCCACATCTTCTGGTTTAAGCAAACGGAATAACTTTTCTTGATCTTCCAGATTTGGACAGGCTGGATAACCGAATGAAAAACGTTGACCGGTATATTTAGCAGCAAAACGGTCTTTCATCGTCATATCAATCGGATCACTGATATGAAGGTCATCCCGCATCAGCTGATGGAGCCGTTCCGCAAACCCCTCAGCTGTTTCTAATGCAAGTGACTGGATTGCATGGCTCTTTAAGAAGTCGCCTTCCACTTTCCATTTTTCAGCATACTTTCTAACATGCTTCCCAGCTGATACCACAAAAAATCCTGCATAATCCATCACTCCCGAGCTGACAGGTTTCAGGAAGTCAGCTAGGCATAAATTAGGGCTTGTTTCCTGCCGTGGAAAATCAAACATTTCGAGTATTTCATTATGGTTCTCTGGGTTGTATATAATTATTTTATTTCCATCACTCTGGGCAGGGAAAAATTGATATACGGCATTGATTGTATACTCTTCTTGATTCTGTAAAAACGTGATTAATTCATCTACTAAGTGATTTAGAGCAACTGCCTTGTTGTCGCCTGCTTTAATCAGCTCAGCTACCTTCCCTTTCAACCCCAAGTGATGCCCAATTAACATCTGTCTATTAATATAAGGACCCACCAGTTTGTATGGATAATTCCGCAGAACATGGCGATTTAGGTCAACTGGTTTTTGCACTGGTGCAGGTTCGATTGCAGGTGATGTAGAGAGTTTTGGTTTGGGTTTAGGCAGCGCAGCAGCGGCAATTGCGTTTTCTTTTGCTTTTTGACGTCTGCTTTCATGCTGTTCAAGGAAAATCACTTTTTTCTCATCATCATGCAACGAGTTGGCCGTTGCAAGTCCGTCCATAGCATCTTTAGAATAAATTACGGATCCTCCATATTCAGGAGAAATCTTGAAATCGGTAAATTTACGTGACAGCGCAGCACCTCCTACCAGTATCGGTAAGTCAATATCCGCCTGCTTTAAATCTTGAGCAGTGAGTACCATTTGCTGAGCCGATTTAACAAGTAATCCAGAGAGGCCTATTGCGGTCGGTTGATGAAGCCTTACCGCTTCAACAATACTTTGTGACCCTACCTTTATCCCTAAATCAACTACCTCATAACCATTATTGGAAAGAATAATTTCGACTAAGTTTTTTCCTATATCATGGACATCACCCTTTACTGTTGCAAGCAGAATCTTCCCTTTTTTACTGCTTTGGGCTTCTGCTGTCATATACGGTTCAAGATGGGCAACTGCAGCTTTCATCGCCTCCGCACTTTGAAGCACTTCGGCAACAATCAGCTGATTATCATTAAACAAACGACCCACTTCACTCATTCCATCCATTAACGGACCATTAATGATTTCAAGCGGTGCCTTTCCTTCCTGAAGAATGAGATCTAAATCAGGAACAAGGCCTTCCTTTGTACCTTCAATAATATAATTAGCCAGCCTTTCGTTAAGAGGAAGCTTTGCGATGTTTTCCTTTTTATCTGCTTTTTTGCCTCGGTAAAATTCTGTGAATTGAGCTAGCGCTTTGTCTGTTGTTTTAAAAAGCAGTTCCTCAGCGAGCGTGACTTCATCTGCCGGGATGGAGGCAAACCGCTCAAGTTTTTCAGTATTCACGATGGCATAATCGAGCCCTGCCTTTGTACAATGATAGAGATAAACGGCATTAAGTATTTCTCGTCCTCTTCCTGGTAGACCGAAAGAAACATTTGATATTCCAAGTATAGTCTGGCAGTCCGGCAGATTCTCTTTAATCATTTGAATTCCTTTTACCGTTTCTAAGGCAGAACCAATATACTGTTCGTCCCCAGTCCCTACTGGAAAGACCAATGGATCAAAAATAAGGTCCTTTGGATTGAGCTTATATTTATTGACAAGTAAGTCTACTGAACGTTTGGCAATTTCAAGTTTTCGTTCGGCACTAACAGCCATTCCTACTTCATCAATGGTCCCGACAACAACCGCCGCTCCATATTGATGAATAAGGGGGACAATTTTTTCAAATCTCTCCTCCCCATCCTCTAAATTGATGGAGTTTATGATCGCTTTCCCTTGAGAATGTTTCAACGCTTGTTCAAGCACCGCTTCATCTGTTGTATCTATCACCAATGGCACTTTAATTTTTTTTACGACCTCAGTGACAAATTCCTTCATATCACCGAGTTCATCGCCATCAGGATCTGCCAGACAAATATCAATCACATGTGCCCCTTTTTTCACTTGAGCGCGGGCTATTTCAGCCGCTTGTTCATACTGTTTACCGCGAATTAATTCCTTGAATTTCCTTGAACCAATCACATTCGTCCGTTCTCCGACGAATAGAGGACGCATGGAGTCATCATATAGCAATGGTTCAATTCCACTTACGGCATGCGTATGCGGCTCATCAGGGAGCGTCCTAGGCCTAATATCTCTTATCGCAGCGGATAATTTTTCAATATGTGCGGGTGTAGTGCCACAGCAGCCGCCGATGATATTGATCCAGCCTTTTTCTGCAAATTGTTTCATTTTTTGAGCAAGTGAGTCCGGCGTTTCATGATAATGTCCTTCTTCATCCGGCAGTCCTGCATTGGGGTAACAACTGACGGCTGAATTAGATAACCCAGCGAGTGTTCGAATATGGTCAATCATAAATTCCGGACCTGTTGCACAATTTAGACCGACTGCTAGTGGCTTCATGTGCTCACATGAGAGATAAAAAGCTTCAATCGATTGACCTGCAAGTGTGGTTCCCATCGGTTCAATGGTTCCTGAAATAATGATTGGAATTTCTTTACCAACTTGTTTGAAAGCTTGTTTAATCCCTGAAAATGCAGCCTTCACATTTAACATATCTTGACATGTTTCCACTAGAAGTAAATCAACACCTCCGTCAATTAGCCCGCGGGCCTGTTCTTCATATGAAGCGGTTAAGCCGTCAAATGTAGTACCGCCAGTAACCGAAAGCGTTTTTGTTGTCGGTCCCATGGAACCTGCCGTATAACGCGGCCATTCAGCCGTAGAGTAAGTCTCGCAGGCCTTACAGGCAAGTTCGGCAGATCGTTTATTTAGTTCATAAGCAAGGCTGCCAAGATTGTATTCATCGAGCACAATATCCGTTGCCCCGAATGTATTCGTCTCAATGATATCTGCTCCTGCTTTTAGATAGGCTTCGTGAATAGATTGAATAGTATCTGGGATCGTAATGGATAAATATTCATTACACCCTTCAAATTCTTCTCCTCCAAAATCTTCTGCTGTCAAATTTTCATTTTGAATCATCGTTCCCATTGCTCCATCTAAGAGGAGAATCTTTTGAGATAGTACTTCATTTATCGTAGGTTTATTCATGTTCTTTCACCTCTGCTGGTTTCTCTTTGTCTGTTGTGCGGATATATTGTGTAAGCTGTGCCGTCATGTCGTATCGTAAAAATGGAGTGATTAAATAGATTCCTTTAAATCTCTCCATTGTTGCATCAATCAATTCCTTAGCAATAGCATTTGCTTCGATCTTCGCTTTAACTGGATCGTTTCCAGCTGAAGCCATTGCTGCTCGTACTGAATCCGGTAATTTAATTCCTGGGATTTCATTGTGAATAAATTCGGCATTCCGTGAGCTTGTCAAAGGCATAACGCCTAGAAAAATAGGTGTATCTAAGTGTTTGGTAGCTTGATAGACATCTTCAATTTGACTTGTGGAATAAATAGGCTGCGTTAAAAAGGATTGTGCTCCGCAAGCTATTTTCTTTTCAAGCCTTTGAACGGCTTTATCTAAGTATTTCACATTTGGGTTAAAAGCCGCAGCAATTTTAAAATTAGTCCGCTGTCCCAAACTTTGACCTGAGTAAGATAAACCTTCATTAAATTGTTTGATTAAGCTGATTAAATCAAATGAGGATAAATCATAGACAGATGTGGCCCCCGGAAAATCTCCAATTTTAGAAGGATCTCCAGTAATAACCAGTACTTCATTTAATCCAAGTGTCTGTAAGCCCATTAAGTGAGATTGCAGGCCAATTAGATTTCGATCTCGACAGGTAATGTGAATGAGCGGATTCATATTGAGCTCATTTTTCATCTTAATCCCAAGAGCCAAATTGCTGATTCGCGGACTTGCAAGTGAATTATCTGCCAGTGTGACCGAATCTACACCAGCATCCCGTAAACATGATGATCCCGCCATAAATGCCTCTATTCCTAGTTTCTTAGGCGGATCCAATTCGACCAAAATGGTTCGTTTTGTTTTGGCCTGCAGATGAATGGCTGGTATTTGATCCTTTTTATCGACTTCAATAATCTCAATTTGAGGGGCCTTACTAGCTTTTTCCTTTATCGGGCTCAATGTTCCCAGCGCTTTTTTTACCGCTCCGATATGCTTAGGTGTTGTCCCACAACAACCCCCGATAATTGATGCACCCTGTTCACGTAATTTCAACGCACTTGAGCCGAAATATTCTGGTACAGCCTCATAGACAAGTCGGCCATCGACGTATTCCGGAAGGCTGGCGTTCGGGTACACGGCAATGCCTGCATTTTTAGGCAGCGGTACTTCTTCTAACGAACGTATCATATGATGCGGACCTAATCGACAGTTCAATCCGACAACGTCTGCCCCCAAAGCATCTAGTCTTGAAAAGGCTTCATTGAGATGGAGACCATTTTGCAGATACCCTATCTCATGCAGCGAAACATTTGCGATAATAGGGAGCCCTGTTTCTTTTCTGGCAATCTGGAGTACGGTTTCCAGCTCCTCTAAATCGTAATAGGTCTCAAGGATTAATCCATCGGGTCCTTCCATTAATAAGCTGTACAGCTGCTCTCTAAAGCTCCGTTTTATTTCTTCTATATCCAAATCATTTTTACGAATACTCCGCAGTGCTCCAATGGTCCCAAAAACAAATGCTTGTTTGGATGCAGCTTTTTTAGCTAGTTCTACACCTTTACGGTTAATAACACTCACTTCATCTTCTAAGCCATACCGTTTTAATTTATGATAGTTGGCACCATAGGTATTAGATTGAAGAATATCAGCTCCCGCAGCGGCATAGGCACGGTGAATCGCCTCAATTTGATTAGGGTCTGTCGTATTCATTTCCTCGTAGCAATGATCGATTCCATGTGAATATAATAGTGTTCCCATTGCTCCTTCCCCAACCAAAACCCTTTTTGATAATTCTTGGCGAAAATCCATCTATGCACATCTCCTCGTTTTGTCCTTTCTAGGTTAGAAAGAATCATGTCATTTAGCATTATATGAAGAAAAATAAAAAAAGCCATCTTTAAAGAAGAAGGCTTTTTCTGAAACATTCTCCTCATCTATCAAGCACCGCTTGCTGGATTTAGCACCTTTGCCGTAGCCGGTTGCTGAAGCTTCAAAGGGCCAGTCCCTCCACTTCTCTCGATAAGATTCCTATGAAATTTTCTAGAATTCGTTTAGATAATATATCTAATTTACATGAATAATAAGAAAATTACAATAGTTTATTAACGATTATTCAGCAGCTGTTTAAAAAAACGTCAGAAGTTTAATTACTTCCCTAGAGGTAAATATATAAATAGAACCGCAGAATAGCTGGAGGTGAAAGAATGCTGGAAATTATAGCAAAGCAGTTTCGAAAACCAGAAGGATTGCTAGGGAAAATTGTCGGCAGGATTATGTCCATGGATAATCGAAAGATCAATACATGGACCCTGAATAGGCTGCAAATTAAACCTGGGGACATTATTTTAGAAATTGGATTTGGACCGGGTGCTGCAATTGAAGAAATGTTTAAGAGACAACGAAATGTACGGATTGATGGTATAGATCTCTCACATGATATGCTGAAGGCTGCTTCTACACGAAATTTGGATGCCTTAAAAAAGAAAAAACTACGTTTATTCGAAGGAGATCTTTTAGAAATTGAAGAGGATTTTTATCAGTATGACAAAGTTGTCTCGGTTAATAACTATCCATTATGGAAAGACAAACAGAATTCTCTTAAGCGAATATATCAACTGATGAAGCATAATGGCATCATTGCCATTACTGTCCAACCACGGGAGGATGACGCATCCCGAAAAAAGACATTTGCTCATGCACATGAAATCGAACAAGCATTATACCTTGCTGGATTCCGTAATATTTCAGTGAAATTCAAAAAAATAGCACCAGAACTTACTGTCTGTGTTACAGCTGTTTGTAAAAAATAGACGACTCGAAGTTGGGGATTTACACCCCAACTTTTCTATGTTTTATCCTTACTGCTCCATCCGTGCAAGTCGTTTTTTTTCGACTCTCATTTTCCAATCGTCTGCTAGTGAACCGAGCATCAGCATCCCTTCGATGTCAGTCTGATTCCCTTCATTATGAAGAAGTATTCGATTTCCCCGTTCGACTGTATAGGCTTCTTGAACTCTTTCCTTTAGGATGATGTCTGATTCACCTTCAATCGTACCTTCTTCGATCACCCTGGCAAAATACCCGGTGTACCCTGTTTCCATAGTCCTTTTCAAAAAAGTTGGGACTTCATTAAAATGTGAAATAGTCGCACAAGGAATTCTACCTTGACAGATTTCTACTATACTCGTACCTATTTGATAAATATCTCCGAAATAAACCTCAGATTCTTTCATGCCTGATACAGTTAAATTTTCTCCAAAGGCCGGCCTTTTCAGAACTTTATTGAATTCCTTCTCCCATTGAAGATAATGCTCATTTGGATAGAAACATACTGCCCGATCGACACCGCCATGATGTCTCATATTACCTACACCATCTCCGTTAAACCCTCTATAAGACAGATCGATTTTTTGAACAGCTTGTTTATCCATTCCTGTAATTAAAGATCTGCCTGACAACGTTTTAAGCTTAGGTTCACCAATATGTATCCCTTTAATTTTTCGTGTACTCATAAACCATTCCCCCTGCCTATTTAACCTCTTACCGAAAAGGATTGTCTTGAACGATCCTATTATGTTATTATAAATTTACAATATCTAGTTGACTAGCTGCAAATTCAACTAGATATTGATTATATTCATTTTCTCTGCTAATTATGAAACGAAATTTAAAGGGGGAGCATCTGCTCCCCCTTTTTTCTGCTGATTATTTAAATAATTGTGCTGCTTTAACCGCTTTTTTCCAACCGCCGTATAATTCTTCACGATTTTCTTCATCCATGCTTGGTACGAACTCCTTCTCAAGTTTCCATTGTGCAGCAATTTCGGTGGAATCCTTCCAATAGCCTGTTGCCAATCCTGCTAAATAGGCCGCTCCTAGTGCCGTCGTTTCATTGATCGCGGGGCGTTCTACTTCTACAGACAGCATATCGCTTTGGAATTGCATCAAGAAATTATTCTTGACTACTCCACCGTCTACACGCAGCTTTTTCAAATGGATTCCTGAGTCGGCTTCCATCACATCAAGCACATCCCGAGCCTGATAGGCAAGCGATTCAAGCGTTGCTCTGATAAAATGTTCCTTAGTGGTCCCTCTTGTTAGACCAAATACAGAACCTCTGACATCACTGTCCCAATAGGGAGTTCCTAAACCCACAAACGCTGGTACTACATAAACACCATCAGAAGAGGTAACTTTATAGCAATATTCTTCACTATCACTGGTATCTTTCAGCATTCGCATCCCGTCTCTCAGCCATTGTACAGCCGATCCGGCAACAAACACACTTCCCTCCAAAGCATAGGTTACTTTCCCATCTATCCCCCAAGCAATTGTGGTAAGCAGTCCATGTTTTGACTCAACCGCTTTATTGCCGGTATTCATCAGCATGAAGCAGCCTGTTCCATACGTATTTTTCCCCATTCCTGACTCGAAACAAGCTTGTCCAAACAATGCTGCTTGCTGATCACCGGCAGCTCCTGCAAGGGGAATTTGCTGTCCAAAGAAATGCGTTTCATCTGTACAGCCGTAAATCTCAGAAGATGACTTCACTTCAGGAAGCATTGATTTAGGAATATCGAGAATTTTAAGCAATTCCTCATCCCACTGAAGATCATGGATATTAAACATCAATGTCCTTGAAGCATTCGAATAATCAGTCACATGAGCCTTACCAGCAGAAAGTCTCCATATCAACCATGTATCAATGGTTCCAAACAATAACTCACCGTTTTCAGCTTGTTCTCTAGCTCCTTCGACATGATCCAGTATCCATTTCACCTTGGTCCCTGAAAAATATGAATCTAGCCGAAGACCTGTTTTTTTTCTAAATGTTTCTTCATAACCTGCTTCTTTTAGATCTGTACAGATGCTCGCTGTTTGGCGTGATTGCCAAACAATTGCATGATAAATTGGCTTTCCAGTTTTTTTATTCCAAACGACTGTAGTTTCTCTTTGATTCGTAATCCCAATACTATCGATTTGTATTGGTTTTATATCACTATCGGACAAACATGTTGCAATAACAGCTAAAACGGATCCCCAAATTTCGTTAGCGTCATGCTCCACCCAACCCGGCTCAGGAAAATACTGTTTAAATTCTTGTTGTGACACATGAACCATTTCCCCTGCTTTATTGAATAAAATGGCTCTTGTACTTGTCGTACCTTGATCAATCGAAAGTATATATTTCTCCACTTCATTACAACCCCTTACACAATTTCTTCCTGTATGATTGTAGAAGATTTCTTATATTTAAGCAAAGAATATGTTTTTGATATAATAAAAACCGAACGAATTGGCTCGTCCGGTTCCTACCATTATTAGGCTTCTTTTTTTCTGGGGGCAGCTTTTTTACGTGTGCCGGTTTTTTTGGTCTTACCGGCTGGTTTTGTCCGGTCAATTGACGCCTGTAAGGCAGCCATCAAGTCTGTCACATTGGATGCAGCTTGCTTCGGCTGCTTGGCACTGACCACTTTTTCCCCAGTCTTTTTCGATTCAATCAGTTCCATTAATGCTGTCCGGTATTCATCATGATATTTATCTGGTACAAAGTCTGTCGTTAATTGATCAATCAGCATAATCGCCGTATCGAGTTCTTTCTTCACGACATTTTCTCCTGATGGAATATTTGGCACATCTTCCGTTTGCCGTACTTCATCCGGATAATGAATGGTTTCCATCAAAAGTGTTTGATCAAGTACGCGTATCACAGCTAAACTTTCCTTCGAGCGTATCATAATTTTCGCCAATCCAACTTTCCCTGAAGTCTCCAGGGCTTGTCGCAATAACGAATAAGCTTTACTTCCTCCATCATTAGGAGACATATAGTAGCTTCTGTTAAAATAGATTGGATCAATTTCTGTAATCTTAACAAAATCGATAATTTCAACCGCTTTATCTTCATTTTCTTTTTTCAGTTGAGCTAACTCCTCATCTTCAAGCACAACAAACTTTCCTTTCGTATATTCATATGCTCTGACGATATCGTCTTTTCCCACTTCCTTTTTACAAACGGGGCAGACTTTTTCATATTTTATTGGTGAATGACATTCCTTATGCAATGTTCGTAAGGAAATATCTTTATCTTCAGTAGCTGCATGGAGTTTAATTGGAATATTAACTAATCCAAAGCTAATGCTCCCCTTCCAAATTGTATGCATCGTGTCACCCTTTTCATAGATTTATTGGTTACCTCAATTTTCTCCAAATTCAAAGGAAGTTATTCTTTATATCTTGGATTGATTTTTTCATGATGTGGAAACACTATTTAAGAAGATAAAGGGAGGAATCTATATTGAAACCAATGCTGCCCACCTATCGAGAGGATGCTCCCAAGGGGACAGACTGGCTTTTTGAACCGAAATATGATGGATTTCGCGCGATATTAACCCTGTCAAACCATCATATTTCTTTAATAAGCAGAAATGGAAAAGAGTTATTACCACAATTTCCTGAAATTGAAGCGTTTGTCAACTCCATCATTCCTACTATAGAAAAGGAGCTGCCACTCGTATTTGACGGAGAATTAGTCTGGCTGGAAAACCCTTATAAATCTAATTTCATGCACATGCAGTGGCGAGGACGACTGCGGAATGCCGAATTAATTTCAAAGGCTGTGACTCTGTCTCCATGTACCCTGCTTGCCTTTGATTTATTACAGATAAAAGGCAAAAGCATCATGGATTTGCCTTATGTAAAACGAAAAAGCCTTCTCTTCGGTCTTGGTCAAAAACAGAAGCTGCCATTAGTGCCAGAGCCTAAGCATGATGCAAGAATACAACTTGTCCCAAACAACAAAACGTTCGACTTCATAAAAGAGCAGGTACTGCTTCACGATGGAGAGGGAATTGTCGCGAAAAACGCTCAAAGTTCTTGGCAAGAAGGGAAGCGTACTGAAAACTGGTATAAATTAAAAAATTGGCGAACCGTAACTTGTTTCATCACCGCTCTCGATAAAGAAAATGAATATTTGACGTGCGGCGTCTATAAAGATGACGAAATCGTTAAAATTGGACAAGTAAAAAATGGAATCAAACCTACAGAAAAAGAAATCATTCGTACCCTTGTGAAAAACAATGCACATTCAGAAGATGACCGCTATTACTTCATGGACCCTTCTCTTTGTATCTCTGTTCATTTTCTGCATGCCTATGATCAAGACCATCTAAGGGAACCGCAGTTTGACCGCTTCGTCCTCGATCAAGTTCCCCAGAATTGTACATGGGAAGCATTCACAGCGGCTCAATATACCTTTCCAGAAACCGTAACGGTAACCTCCCCAGATAAACCGATTTGGGAATTACCTACACAAATCGTGACCAAAGTGGATTATTTGCAATACCTGCGGATTACTTCAAGTCGGTTTCTCCCGTATCTTCAAAATCGTTCACTTACCTCGATTCGTTATCCGCATGGCGTACTAGGCGGCGAACGTTTTTTCCAAAAAAATGTACCTGAATATGCACCCGATTTTGTGAAGACTGTGCTAGAGTCTGATCATGAAGCCATTCTTTGTAATGATCTTCAGACATTACTCTGGCTCGGAAATCAGCTGGCTATCGAATTTCACACCCCTTTTCAGAAATCAGGAAAGATAATGCCAGAGGAACTCATCCTAGATCTTGATCCGCCAGGACATGATCACTTCCATTTAGCCATCAAAGCCGCTCTCATTATTAAAGGCACATTGGATACATTAAATATTTCAGCCTTTGTTAAAACATCTGGAAATCGAGGACTACAGGTGCATATTCCCTTACCAGCAGACGTTTTTTCATACAATGACACAAGAATGTTCACCGAATTTTTAGGCGACTACATAACAGGAGCTTATCCAGATGATTTCACGACCGAACGAATGATCAAAAAAAGAGGCACTAGGCTCTATCTCGATTTTGTCCAACATCATGAAGGAAAAACACTAATTGCCCCCTATTCACCACGCGGCAATGACTTTGCAGGTGTCGCAACACCTCTTTATTGGGACGAACTCCAAGATGACATCCAAATTACGGACTACACGATTCTTACTGTCCCAGAAAGAATTAGAAAACTCGGCTGTCCTTTTGCCGAAATGGAGAAAGTACGATCCCATCAGCCTTTCGGAGAAGTCCTCGCCTTTTTAAAGCAAAACGGCCTTAGGCCGCCTGAGAATTGAACAAAATAAGACCAGCCTCTGTGAAAAGAGTCTGGTCTTTATTCATCTTCTACTACTGAGGAGGAACTTTTTTATCATCGTTCTCAAAAGCCTACTAAAACGATAGTTAACTCTTAACGTTCTTTATTTTTTTTTGTTCCTTTTCTACTAATTTAGTTTCTTTTTCTTTTTCTTTTTTTGATAAACTTTTATCTGCCTTAATATTTTTTAATTGCTTATCCAAAATTTTTATTTTCAAAGGAACGTCTCTTGTCTTTTTAGCAAAGCTATATGCTTCCTTCGAATTACCCTCTTCAAGTAAGCCGTTCGCCGCCAGAACATTTGCTCTTTCACTATCCTTCAATTCATCACCAGCAAGGGCGGTAACCTGTTGATAGTTCTTCTCCAGCCATGCTTGCTCAAGAAGAATCTCCGGCTCCATGGTTTCAATAGAAAGAAGTGCCTTGTTCGCCTCTTCCGATTTCAGCTTAACGAGTCCTTTTGCTGCCTGGACTTGAAGGGATGAATCTAGTTCAGCAGCTTTCATTAAACTGTCAGGAGTATTGAGAGCTAAATATAGATTCGCTAATACTTTTTTGTCATCATCAGATGGCCTTTTAATCGCTTCAAACGCTTGAATCGCTTCTTCATTTTTTCTCATAGCTGTCAATTGATAAGCAGCTAAATGGTCCTCTTTTTCATCCAATTCGATTTGGAGTTTCTTCTCAATTTTCTTTTTCTCCTCCAAATTTGATGCCGAAGCAACTGAGTTTGGCTTTACTTGAAGAATATAACTACTTAGCAAACCAATAATTAATCCCAGTACTAAGAAACCAGCTCCAGACAGCCAGAGCACCTTCCTAGATTTATTGGTAGAAATTGATAGTGTTTCCTCAGAGGTTAAAGATAAATTAGGTTTCATTGCCGGAATGGATAAATCCGGTCCAGATTTTATAAAATTCATGCTATTTTTCTGTTCATTTGATTTGTGTTTTTCTTTAGTAGATTTTAAATTGGATGAAGATTCAGTACGCTTAGTGTTGATTTCAGAAAAATCTTTAGCTAGAAACACTTCAATATCTTTTAATGATTTAGCTTTTGCCAGCTGATTCAACGCTCTATCATTAAAAGAATTCAAGGGAATACCATTATTCAGCAAATCGAAATAAGGCATACCAGAAAAAATGGATAAAATGATACACTTTATTTGATAAACAAATACCTTACCATCCTCTTGTTCAGGTGGAAGTACCGATCTGATACCTCTATAAATAAATTTTACTTTACCGTCCTGATTACAGTAAATATTCTCAGGATGCATATACGTAGTAAATTGTGTTCCCTCTATTTTCTTTACACTAATTATTCCCTGTGCAAATTTTTGTTTCATGTACATTGAGCTGTCAGCCCATGTTTCCAATGGCTGAAAACCTTCTTCAAGATGGTAATGTAAAACAATCTGATTTGGTTTCAATTCCTGTTTCGTACAGGACAAAAAGAGAGAATCTTGTTTTTCTAATTCCTTTAATTGTTCCAAATCCTGAACATTTGTTTCTTTTAACGGGATTTCCATGACTAGTCCTTCACTACTTTTAAACAGTACACCATGTGGTAGCAACACCTGATTTGCCAAAAGAAACACTCCTTTAGATTTTTACAATACTTAGAAGCTGAACATGAAATAACGGAAAAAAGTGTCTGCCGTCAAACCAATTAAGATAGCGAAAATACCATAGATTGCAACGATTCCATAAAAAGAATCGATTTTAGCTGTAGTCAGGGTTACAAATGAATAGAAAGTAAGAATGATGGCTGCCTGAATAATACACAGGAACAGCAAAGTAATAAAACCAAGAATGAAATCTACTCCAGTAAACGAAAAGAAAAAGAATAGAACTGAAATTGCAAGCGGTACCGTAAGTAATGATCCAAACCTTCCCAATACGCTATGGAAAGACACATTTGACCCAAACATTGCCTTCAAGACGGCAAACACAATACCAGCTGCAGCAAGAAATCCAATGATTCCATAAAAAAGGACTGTAAAGAAGGTTTCAAAGAATGGTGTTCGATAGCCAAAAAAGTCCGTCCAACCACTTGTC
This window encodes:
- the ku gene encoding non-homologous end joining protein Ku translates to MHTIWKGSISFGLVNIPIKLHAATEDKDISLRTLHKECHSPIKYEKVCPVCKKEVGKDDIVRAYEYTKGKFVVLEDEELAQLKKENEDKAVEIIDFVKITEIDPIYFNRSYYMSPNDGGSKAYSLLRQALETSGKVGLAKIMIRSKESLAVIRVLDQTLLMETIHYPDEVRQTEDVPNIPSGENVVKKELDTAIMLIDQLTTDFVPDKYHDEYRTALMELIESKKTGEKVVSAKQPKQAASNVTDLMAALQASIDRTKPAGKTKKTGTRKKAAPRKKEA
- a CDS encoding MOSC domain-containing protein; translated protein: MSTRKIKGIHIGEPKLKTLSGRSLITGMDKQAVQKIDLSYRGFNGDGVGNMRHHGGVDRAVCFYPNEHYLQWEKEFNKVLKRPAFGENLTVSGMKESEVYFGDIYQIGTSIVEICQGRIPCATISHFNEVPTFLKRTMETGYTGYFARVIEEGTIEGESDIILKERVQEAYTVERGNRILLHNEGNQTDIEGMLMLGSLADDWKMRVEKKRLARMEQ
- the glpK gene encoding glycerol kinase GlpK gives rise to the protein MEKYILSIDQGTTSTRAILFNKAGEMVHVSQQEFKQYFPEPGWVEHDANEIWGSVLAVIATCLSDSDIKPIQIDSIGITNQRETTVVWNKKTGKPIYHAIVWQSRQTASICTDLKEAGYEETFRKKTGLRLDSYFSGTKVKWILDHVEGAREQAENGELLFGTIDTWLIWRLSAGKAHVTDYSNASRTLMFNIHDLQWDEELLKILDIPKSMLPEVKSSSEIYGCTDETHFFGQQIPLAGAAGDQQAALFGQACFESGMGKNTYGTGCFMLMNTGNKAVESKHGLLTTIAWGIDGKVTYALEGSVFVAGSAVQWLRDGMRMLKDTSDSEEYCYKVTSSDGVYVVPAFVGLGTPYWDSDVRGSVFGLTRGTTKEHFIRATLESLAYQARDVLDVMEADSGIHLKKLRVDGGVVKNNFLMQFQSDMLSVEVERPAINETTALGAAYLAGLATGYWKDSTEIAAQWKLEKEFVPSMDEENREELYGGWKKAVKAAQLFK
- a CDS encoding DNA ligase D, translating into MLPTYREDAPKGTDWLFEPKYDGFRAILTLSNHHISLISRNGKELLPQFPEIEAFVNSIIPTIEKELPLVFDGELVWLENPYKSNFMHMQWRGRLRNAELISKAVTLSPCTLLAFDLLQIKGKSIMDLPYVKRKSLLFGLGQKQKLPLVPEPKHDARIQLVPNNKTFDFIKEQVLLHDGEGIVAKNAQSSWQEGKRTENWYKLKNWRTVTCFITALDKENEYLTCGVYKDDEIVKIGQVKNGIKPTEKEIIRTLVKNNAHSEDDRYYFMDPSLCISVHFLHAYDQDHLREPQFDRFVLDQVPQNCTWEAFTAAQYTFPETVTVTSPDKPIWELPTQIVTKVDYLQYLRITSSRFLPYLQNRSLTSIRYPHGVLGGERFFQKNVPEYAPDFVKTVLESDHEAILCNDLQTLLWLGNQLAIEFHTPFQKSGKIMPEELILDLDPPGHDHFHLAIKAALIIKGTLDTLNISAFVKTSGNRGLQVHIPLPADVFSYNDTRMFTEFLGDYITGAYPDDFTTERMIKKRGTRLYLDFVQHHEGKTLIAPYSPRGNDFAGVATPLYWDELQDDIQITDYTILTVPERIRKLGCPFAEMEKVRSHQPFGEVLAFLKQNGLRPPEN